Proteins encoded within one genomic window of Halomonas sp. YLGW01:
- a CDS encoding EAL domain-containing protein, giving the protein MDRAPFNSVALDDFGTGYSSLRYLQSLPLDILKINIAFVRDLNREMQAHPIAVIIIALADSMGLAVVAEGVETPAQLAVLADLGCAIYQGYLFAAPMPLEAFHQLPNCFVIEQESSSSPPFG; this is encoded by the coding sequence GTGGACCGAGCACCCTTCAATAGCGTTGCGCTGGACGACTTCGGGACCGGCTACTCCTCGCTGAGGTACCTGCAGTCCCTGCCACTGGATATCCTTAAGATCAATATCGCCTTCGTACGTGACCTGAACCGCGAGATGCAGGCGCACCCGATCGCCGTCATCATTATCGCCCTCGCCGACAGTATGGGGCTGGCGGTGGTTGCCGAAGGGGTAGAGACACCGGCTCAGCTCGCGGTGCTGGCGGATCTGGGCTGCGCGATCTATCAAGGCTACCTCTTCGCCGCTCCCATGCCCCTCGAGGCATTTCACCAGCTACCAAACTGCTTTGTCATCGAACAAGAAAGCAGCAGTAGCCCACCATTTGGCTAA
- a CDS encoding EAL domain-containing protein encodes MAHDISLLEDQQKIHDMIAHEAPLEEVLEAITYWAGHLLSDALVSIMHYEPKRKTLSMIAGSQFSSRYFKAMQGLEIGDGVGTCGTAAFLRQMVISEDIMTDTYWEAFRAAARLEGLRACWSMPILTREGQLLGTFATYYRHPAEPSPASQNTLKKAASLAALAIIRDQDTQELNSLTAWHTSLFTNHPDGVYKFSLDGRLQQANRALESLTGYAEDTLVGRHFLDLLDPSCHVKAKATFEAALNGEAQQQEMLGRHAGGRTRQLTVTSFPVTTDAGVVGVYAICHDITMRKRQEAELKLLERGIEATPVGVVMADARQSGMPLVYVNEAFCRITGYSQDQVLGLNCRFLQGEETDPDAVTKIRTAIEAREGVQITLLNYHQDGTPFWNRLRISPVMDADGQCTHFIGTQEDITQQRQQEAQIAYQATHDQLTGLPNRNALEGHLTKAFHDHQEQRQGLLTLMYLDLDGLRGINEALGHVVGNRLLVAVASRLRQLLGPDHTLARITGDEFVLLMPELQDDQTIINIAEQVLQLFDAPFEFDENVLYISASLGVAYDDNTVHSPHQLLQRADLAMVEAKRQGRHTWQWYTPRVEKTTRDQLLLRHELQQALRHNQLELYYQPVVDASSGRIRNTEVLLRWHHPQRGMISPGVFIPLAEQTGQIIALGHWVLRQACQQLADRLHRGERTYPIAVNISSLQFHRDGFLREVVTTLEETGLPAELLELEITESILMDGGSQAIGVIEELRAIGITIALDDFGTGFSSLSYLRDLPIHKVKLDRTFIQDVLESPRNAAIVQGVITMAHHLDLVVVAEGIETVAQQQDLERRNCDLLQGFYFSKPMPLDALLKLPGILPP; translated from the coding sequence ATGGCTCACGATATTTCTCTACTGGAAGACCAGCAGAAAATTCATGACATGATTGCGCACGAGGCGCCACTCGAGGAGGTACTCGAGGCGATCACATATTGGGCAGGCCACCTGCTCTCGGACGCGCTAGTGTCCATCATGCACTATGAGCCAAAACGCAAGACGTTAAGCATGATTGCCGGCTCCCAGTTCTCGTCACGTTACTTTAAGGCCATGCAAGGCCTCGAGATCGGTGATGGCGTTGGCACCTGCGGAACGGCGGCCTTCTTACGCCAGATGGTCATATCCGAAGATATTATGACGGATACCTACTGGGAAGCCTTCCGTGCCGCCGCCCGGTTAGAGGGCCTACGCGCTTGCTGGTCGATGCCCATCCTGACACGCGAAGGGCAGCTGCTGGGCACTTTCGCTACCTATTACCGTCACCCGGCAGAGCCGTCTCCTGCTAGCCAAAACACCCTGAAAAAAGCCGCATCACTGGCGGCTCTAGCCATCATTCGAGACCAGGACACTCAGGAATTAAATAGCCTGACGGCGTGGCATACGTCATTGTTCACCAATCATCCGGATGGGGTCTATAAGTTCAGCCTGGATGGCCGCTTACAGCAGGCTAACCGGGCACTGGAGAGCCTCACCGGCTATGCCGAGGACACGTTAGTCGGTCGCCATTTCTTGGACTTGCTCGATCCCAGCTGCCATGTAAAAGCAAAGGCTACCTTCGAAGCGGCTTTAAATGGCGAAGCGCAGCAACAAGAAATGCTTGGTCGCCACGCCGGTGGGCGCACCCGACAGCTGACAGTGACCAGCTTCCCTGTGACCACGGATGCAGGTGTTGTCGGTGTATATGCCATTTGTCATGACATCACCATGCGCAAGCGTCAGGAAGCGGAACTGAAGCTTCTGGAACGTGGTATCGAGGCCACTCCCGTCGGGGTCGTCATGGCCGATGCGCGCCAGTCCGGCATGCCACTGGTCTACGTCAATGAGGCCTTCTGCCGTATCACTGGCTACTCCCAAGATCAGGTTCTTGGCTTAAATTGTCGCTTTCTGCAGGGCGAAGAAACGGATCCTGATGCCGTCACGAAGATTCGCACGGCAATCGAGGCCCGTGAAGGTGTGCAGATCACGTTGCTCAATTATCACCAGGATGGAACGCCTTTCTGGAATCGTCTGCGCATCAGTCCTGTCATGGATGCCGATGGACAGTGCACCCACTTCATCGGCACCCAAGAAGACATCACGCAACAACGCCAGCAAGAGGCTCAAATTGCCTATCAGGCCACTCACGATCAGCTCACTGGTTTACCCAATCGAAATGCTCTAGAGGGCCATCTCACCAAGGCGTTCCACGACCATCAGGAGCAGCGCCAAGGGTTATTGACGCTGATGTATCTCGACCTGGATGGGCTACGGGGGATCAATGAAGCCTTGGGCCACGTTGTCGGCAACCGGCTATTGGTTGCGGTGGCGAGCCGGCTTCGTCAGTTGCTCGGCCCAGATCACACCCTGGCTCGCATCACGGGTGATGAGTTCGTCCTGCTGATGCCGGAGCTACAAGACGACCAAACGATCATCAATATCGCGGAGCAGGTGCTCCAACTGTTTGATGCACCTTTCGAGTTCGACGAGAATGTGCTGTACATCAGCGCAAGCCTAGGGGTCGCCTACGACGACAACACCGTCCACTCACCCCATCAACTGCTTCAGCGGGCCGACCTGGCCATGGTTGAAGCCAAACGCCAGGGACGTCATACCTGGCAGTGGTACACACCACGCGTAGAGAAGACGACGCGAGATCAGCTGCTACTTCGGCATGAATTGCAACAAGCCTTGCGGCACAATCAGCTTGAGCTCTACTACCAACCAGTGGTCGACGCCAGTAGTGGAAGGATTCGCAATACTGAAGTCTTACTACGTTGGCATCACCCCCAGCGCGGGATGATCTCCCCCGGGGTGTTCATTCCGCTTGCCGAACAAACGGGCCAGATCATTGCCTTGGGGCACTGGGTGCTTCGACAAGCCTGCCAACAACTGGCGGATCGATTGCACAGGGGGGAGCGAACCTATCCGATCGCAGTCAATATCTCATCGCTGCAGTTCCATCGCGACGGCTTCTTAAGAGAGGTCGTTACCACCCTGGAAGAGACTGGCTTACCTGCAGAGCTACTCGAGCTGGAGATCACTGAAAGCATCCTGATGGACGGGGGCTCACAGGCCATAGGCGTGATCGAAGAGCTGCGTGCAATTGGAATCACCATCGCACTCGATGATTTCGGGACCGGTTTTTCTAGTCTCAGTTATCTTCGCGACTTGCCGATTCACAAGGTTAAACTGGATCGCACTTTTATTCAGGACGTCTTGGAAAGTCCACGCAATGCCGCCATCGTGCAAGGCGTCATTACTATGGCGCACCACCTGGATCTAGTCGTGGTCGCTGAAGGCATCGAGACGGTTGCACAGCAACAAGACTTGGAGCGTCGCAACTGTGACCTGCTGCAAGGATTCTATTTTTCCAAGCCCATGCCACTTGATGCATTACTGAAATTGCCTGGCATCCTTCCGCCCTAA
- a CDS encoding diguanylate cyclase, with product MPQADAKTTALLDCLAGTPAPSEKLEALIYPLLDLLADITGLSSTYFTLIDEERQVQTVVYARNIGNLIIPEGLSVPWCDTLCRRAILEGRRYSQDVATHWGDSMAARELGLCTYLSEPVYLLDSTLYGTLCAASDEQVTLSPEVIHYMSLFTQLISRYLESERLLQLVTTENRILAHHANTDPLTGIANRRALVQGLEARLQHAALNGQHLYVAFIDLDGFKAINDRHGHDAGDRFLIELAQQLTRHCRKDDLIARYGGDEFVVVRESHTDTSEQAFRQYLEELTAGQFHICDDIIDYSGASVGTITAKPEQHDAAMLLSLCDAAMYEQKKARRHDIT from the coding sequence ATGCCCCAAGCTGACGCTAAAACCACCGCTTTGCTGGATTGCCTGGCAGGCACGCCAGCGCCAAGCGAAAAACTGGAAGCGCTGATCTATCCCCTGCTCGACTTGTTAGCGGACATCACAGGGCTAAGCTCGACCTACTTCACTCTGATCGACGAAGAGAGGCAGGTACAAACGGTGGTGTATGCCCGCAATATCGGTAACCTGATTATCCCGGAGGGTCTCTCAGTGCCGTGGTGTGACACACTATGCCGCCGCGCCATCCTGGAAGGTCGCCGCTACAGCCAAGACGTGGCAACGCACTGGGGAGACTCTATGGCTGCCCGTGAGCTCGGGCTATGCACCTATCTCAGTGAACCGGTTTACCTCCTCGACAGCACTTTGTATGGCACCTTGTGTGCCGCCAGTGACGAACAGGTCACGCTGTCGCCTGAGGTGATTCACTATATGTCGCTGTTTACTCAGCTGATCTCACGTTACCTTGAGAGTGAGCGGCTGCTTCAGCTAGTGACCACTGAAAACCGCATCCTGGCGCACCACGCCAATACCGATCCGTTGACCGGGATTGCCAATCGTCGAGCCTTGGTACAGGGACTGGAGGCGCGCCTTCAGCACGCGGCGCTCAATGGGCAACATTTATATGTCGCCTTTATTGACCTGGATGGCTTCAAGGCCATCAACGACCGTCATGGCCATGACGCCGGTGACCGATTTTTGATCGAATTGGCCCAGCAGCTGACCCGACACTGCCGCAAGGATGATCTGATCGCACGCTATGGCGGCGATGAGTTTGTGGTCGTACGGGAAAGCCACACAGACACCAGCGAACAAGCCTTCCGGCAGTATCTGGAAGAGCTCACAGCCGGGCAGTTTCACATCTGCGACGACATCATCGACTACTCTGGCGCGAGTGTGGGAACGATCACCGCCAAACCGGAACAGCATGACGCAGCGATGCTACTATCGTTGTGCGATGCGGCCATGTACGAGCAAAAGAAAGCACGCCGCCACGACATCACCTAA
- the glmS gene encoding glutamine--fructose-6-phosphate transaminase (isomerizing), translating to MCGIVAGIAERNVQGILLEGLKRLEYRGYDSAGMAVLTAEGRLDRQRAAGKVAALEACLDASPLVGSVGIAHTRWATHGKPSEHNAHPHQSGDSLAVVHNGIIENFETLKAELEGQGYAFTSDTDTEVIAHLVGREYTLGQDLLAAVQRVLATLDGAYALGVIHRGEPDTLIGARKGSPLVVGVGIEEAFLASDPLALLQVTDRFIYLQEGDVVRLRRGGSIEIFDAAGEAVERPIQVFEHGDGAASKGEYRHFMLKEIYEQPQVLAATLEGRLGERSVLIESFGTGAEALLSTVKQVHIVACGTSYHAGLVARYWLEQYAGIPTQVEVASEFRYRRVVVPEGTLFVTLSQSGETADTLAALRFARDLGYVGSLSICNVPGSSLVRESDLTLMTQAGPEIGVASTKAFTTQLAALMLLSLGLGKVRGMDEGRQAEIVQALRGLPSVVSRVLGLDGEIEALSTAFAEKHHALFLGRGAHFPIALEGALKLKEISYIHAEAYPAGELKHGPLALVDSEMPVISVAPNDALLDKLKSNLQEVRARGGELYVFADESVGLEEAEGLHVLRLPHIDEALAPILYTLPLQLLSYHVAVLKGTDVDQPRNLAKSVTVE from the coding sequence ATGTGTGGAATCGTCGCAGGGATCGCCGAGCGTAATGTTCAGGGCATTCTGCTAGAGGGCCTGAAGCGCCTCGAGTACCGGGGCTATGACTCGGCCGGGATGGCCGTGTTGACGGCCGAGGGGCGCCTCGATCGTCAGCGTGCCGCCGGCAAGGTGGCGGCCCTGGAGGCCTGTCTGGATGCCTCGCCGCTGGTCGGCAGCGTGGGTATCGCCCATACCCGCTGGGCGACCCACGGCAAGCCCAGCGAGCACAATGCCCATCCCCACCAGTCCGGCGACAGCCTGGCGGTGGTCCATAACGGCATCATCGAGAACTTCGAGACCCTCAAGGCCGAACTTGAAGGCCAGGGCTATGCCTTCACCTCGGACACCGATACCGAGGTTATCGCCCACCTGGTCGGCCGTGAGTACACCCTCGGCCAGGACCTGCTGGCGGCGGTGCAGCGGGTACTGGCGACGCTGGACGGCGCCTATGCGCTGGGCGTGATCCACCGGGGCGAGCCCGATACCCTGATCGGCGCCCGCAAGGGCAGCCCGCTGGTGGTCGGCGTGGGCATCGAGGAGGCCTTCCTGGCCTCCGACCCCCTGGCGCTCTTGCAGGTCACCGACCGCTTCATCTACCTGCAGGAAGGCGACGTGGTACGCCTGCGTCGCGGTGGCAGCATCGAGATCTTCGATGCCGCGGGCGAAGCCGTGGAGCGGCCGATCCAGGTCTTCGAGCACGGTGACGGCGCCGCCAGCAAGGGCGAGTACCGTCACTTCATGCTCAAGGAGATCTACGAGCAGCCCCAGGTGTTGGCGGCGACCCTCGAGGGGCGGCTGGGCGAGCGCAGCGTGCTTATCGAGAGCTTCGGCACCGGGGCCGAGGCGCTGCTGTCGACGGTCAAGCAGGTGCATATCGTCGCCTGCGGCACCAGCTACCACGCGGGCCTGGTGGCGCGCTACTGGCTCGAGCAGTACGCCGGTATCCCCACTCAGGTCGAGGTGGCCTCGGAATTCCGCTATCGCCGGGTGGTAGTGCCCGAGGGCACCCTGTTCGTGACCCTGTCCCAATCCGGTGAGACCGCCGACACCCTGGCCGCGCTGCGCTTCGCCCGGGACCTCGGCTATGTGGGCAGCCTTTCGATCTGCAACGTGCCCGGCAGCTCCCTGGTGCGCGAGTCCGACCTGACGCTGATGACGCAGGCCGGCCCCGAGATCGGCGTGGCCTCGACCAAGGCCTTCACCACTCAGCTCGCCGCTCTGATGCTGCTAAGCCTGGGCCTTGGCAAGGTGCGTGGCATGGACGAGGGTCGTCAGGCCGAGATCGTCCAGGCTCTGCGTGGCCTGCCCTCGGTGGTGAGCCGGGTGCTGGGGCTGGATGGCGAGATCGAGGCGTTGTCCACGGCCTTTGCCGAGAAGCACCATGCGCTCTTCCTGGGACGCGGCGCTCATTTCCCGATCGCCCTGGAAGGTGCGCTCAAGCTCAAGGAGATCTCCTACATCCACGCCGAGGCCTATCCCGCCGGCGAGCTCAAGCACGGCCCGCTGGCACTGGTCGACAGCGAGATGCCGGTGATCTCGGTGGCCCCCAACGACGCCCTGCTCGACAAGCTCAAGTCGAACCTGCAGGAGGTACGCGCCCGGGGCGGCGAGCTCTACGTCTTCGCCGACGAGAGCGTGGGGCTCGAGGAAGCCGAGGGGTTGCATGTGCTGCGCTTGCCGCACATCGACGAGGCCCTGGCGCCGATCCTCTATACACTGCCGCTGCAGCTGCTGTCCTACCACGTGGCGGTGCTCAAGGGTACCGACGTCGATCAGCCGCGTAACCTGGCGAAGTCGGTGACCGTGGAATAA
- a CDS encoding PilZ domain-containing protein gives MAYPLRAEVHHLDLSSGQLVLEVAYAGSDIEQYLTNGGINFDLEAIKSNQIMERETYSLSNVPTKLLKIDSSLYHLDCQLPESVFVPEQRGAIRIPFLLGMHARVSIEVYLHELNMPARLRNLSVGGCMVDIDLAESVAINVDQHIPGITIEFPNGERFFAEGKVRHIRPFGNHGYAAAGIQFINLNTLQSETLFRYVAESEKEAAYRTGSNNKLDHHSPLFIPGNKEKKIRQRETQARAKRARQSPMERGVMDLAHQLQVGLMYIKTRDLFPEQLFYDCVDTLRHLVEQDRKAFLYALSSLRDEPDWVRHAVQVAGQLADMLLARDPYDPRVREAVLGALMHTLGKPLLVGPKIPSLKVNMNPGQKEILKGHVAVLCHKLQGLDWSPSPICRAVIEQANERLDGSGYPAGKHGRQLSALVRLVSVIKVVNKLRNVRNGAPPRSPLDAYRMVHGASAAYDKTVLVEYIQTYGLYPIGSLAKFSGGFLAWVMDIDRKGMPTQVHIIKNLRFPDTNISSVITQSDFAQIGKLEDIVSPSTYGVKVLKM, from the coding sequence ATGGCCTATCCGTTGAGGGCAGAGGTGCACCATCTCGATCTGAGTAGCGGGCAGCTGGTACTGGAAGTGGCATACGCTGGTTCTGACATCGAGCAATATCTGACCAATGGCGGAATCAACTTCGATCTGGAAGCTATCAAGAGCAACCAGATCATGGAGCGCGAAACCTACAGCCTCAGCAATGTCCCCACCAAGCTGCTCAAGATCGACAGTTCGCTTTATCACCTAGATTGCCAGCTCCCGGAGTCGGTATTCGTGCCCGAGCAACGAGGGGCAATCCGCATCCCTTTTCTCCTTGGGATGCATGCAAGGGTCAGCATCGAAGTCTACCTTCACGAGCTCAATATGCCGGCACGGCTACGCAACCTGTCGGTGGGAGGGTGCATGGTGGATATAGACTTGGCCGAAAGTGTGGCGATCAACGTTGATCAGCATATCCCCGGTATCACCATCGAGTTTCCCAATGGAGAACGGTTCTTCGCCGAGGGTAAGGTTCGTCACATTCGTCCCTTCGGCAATCACGGCTATGCCGCGGCCGGTATTCAGTTCATCAACCTGAACACGCTTCAGTCAGAGACCTTGTTCCGCTATGTGGCCGAGTCGGAAAAAGAAGCGGCCTATCGTACAGGGAGCAACAACAAACTGGACCACCACTCCCCGCTCTTCATCCCCGGAAACAAGGAGAAGAAGATCCGGCAGCGTGAAACCCAGGCGCGAGCGAAGCGCGCCCGCCAATCGCCCATGGAACGCGGTGTGATGGACCTTGCCCACCAGCTTCAGGTGGGGCTGATGTACATCAAAACCCGTGATCTGTTCCCCGAGCAGCTCTTCTACGATTGCGTCGACACTCTGCGCCACCTGGTGGAGCAGGACCGTAAGGCCTTTCTCTACGCCCTCTCCTCTTTGCGCGACGAACCGGATTGGGTCCGCCACGCAGTGCAGGTAGCAGGCCAGCTGGCCGACATGCTGCTAGCGCGTGACCCATACGACCCCAGGGTGCGTGAAGCCGTGCTGGGAGCCCTGATGCATACCCTTGGCAAGCCGCTGCTGGTCGGCCCGAAAATCCCGTCACTCAAGGTCAACATGAACCCTGGGCAGAAGGAAATCCTCAAGGGTCACGTGGCCGTGTTGTGCCATAAGTTGCAGGGGCTTGACTGGTCCCCCAGTCCCATCTGTCGCGCCGTGATCGAACAGGCCAACGAGCGTTTGGACGGTTCTGGCTACCCTGCGGGCAAGCACGGTAGGCAGCTCTCAGCCCTGGTTCGCCTGGTCTCTGTCATCAAAGTGGTCAATAAACTACGCAATGTGCGAAACGGTGCGCCGCCTCGCTCGCCGCTAGACGCCTACCGCATGGTCCATGGGGCGAGCGCTGCCTATGATAAGACGGTGTTAGTGGAGTACATCCAAACCTATGGGCTCTACCCAATCGGCAGCCTGGCCAAGTTCTCGGGAGGCTTTCTCGCTTGGGTAATGGACATTGACCGAAAGGGCATGCCGACCCAGGTGCATATCATCAAAAACTTGCGTTTTCCCGACACCAACATCAGCAGCGTAATCACCCAAAGTGATTTCGCACAGATCGGTAAGCTCGAAGACATAGTCAGTCCCTCTACCTACGGGGTGAAGGTTCTGAAGATGTAG
- a CDS encoding diguanylate cyclase: MALKTLCSRLVLAVVVPSLLLTALLFPLSQAYLDARFDGEKASAEAMLEAGQATLRRGMNESFNDILAIAQQPLLRRYLSYLGDSRGGNPTPAPAWEARQLAAQFRTQLIHAPHYTKMVLLDSQGEELFRIHHGSPLPPVARGMSHADAVYFQAAMQLHSRDLYISPPGHEISYENTADGLAPVIDIATPVFDTRGEKKGVLLFSLDWQYLTAALHQDIARDQAAQLILVDASGRSLLPGPSSVIPFGRPAASHLPNIWESLSQEEPGPASLSDRLLLSQTLDMRTQNYRSLVENVASLPSSHPWHLGLLLPKQSIVALVTESLALRLMLLLYVLALLLGVSWAVSSHRQQILKRQAQRYANEVRDLYERAPCGYHSLDVDGRIVKMNHTELDWLGYRADEVIGQRYYRDFVTSATREAFGAAFQGVLGPQQEGTAECELVTRDGTTLPVAIQATASITPRGFKYTRATVFDLTERKRLEATLAKQAMTDPLTGLGNRRHLENQAAMEIARAKRSGAPLSLIAIDLDHFKHINDTHGHDVGDRVLQAFADLARGMLRDGDVLCRMGGEEFAILLPDTDREQAFWVAERLRKAVATTPAKVGQDTKDDSMLGYTASLGVTLVIAREASLKPAIKRADLGLYAAKQAGRNRVQWQPA; the protein is encoded by the coding sequence ATGGCGCTAAAAACCTTATGCAGTCGACTCGTCTTGGCAGTCGTGGTGCCGAGCCTCTTGTTGACTGCTCTCTTGTTTCCGCTCTCCCAGGCCTATCTTGATGCCCGCTTCGACGGGGAGAAGGCCAGCGCGGAGGCGATGCTGGAGGCGGGCCAGGCCACTCTGCGCCGAGGGATGAACGAGAGTTTCAACGACATCCTGGCCATCGCGCAGCAACCCCTGCTCAGACGCTACCTCTCCTACCTGGGCGACTCCCGCGGCGGGAACCCCACGCCGGCGCCCGCATGGGAAGCTCGCCAGCTCGCGGCGCAGTTTCGAACGCAGCTGATCCATGCCCCCCACTACACCAAAATGGTGTTGCTGGACTCACAGGGAGAAGAGCTCTTTCGTATCCACCATGGGTCGCCACTCCCCCCGGTCGCACGGGGCATGTCACACGCCGATGCCGTCTATTTTCAGGCGGCCATGCAACTGCACTCTCGCGATCTCTATATCTCGCCTCCTGGCCATGAAATCAGCTACGAAAACACCGCTGATGGCCTCGCTCCTGTTATTGATATCGCCACCCCCGTCTTCGATACCCGCGGGGAGAAGAAGGGCGTCCTATTGTTCAGCCTGGATTGGCAGTACCTGACCGCCGCCCTCCATCAGGATATCGCCCGCGACCAGGCCGCTCAGCTGATCCTGGTCGATGCCAGCGGCCGTTCGCTGCTTCCCGGACCTAGTAGTGTCATTCCATTCGGGCGCCCCGCTGCATCCCACCTCCCAAATATCTGGGAGTCTCTCTCCCAAGAGGAACCGGGCCCCGCGAGCCTGAGTGATCGTCTCTTGCTGTCGCAGACTCTCGATATGCGAACCCAGAATTACCGGAGCCTGGTGGAAAATGTGGCGAGTCTGCCGTCCTCTCACCCCTGGCACCTGGGACTGCTGTTACCCAAGCAAAGCATTGTCGCCCTGGTGACGGAGAGTCTCGCCTTGCGGCTGATGCTCTTGCTCTATGTCCTTGCCCTTCTCCTAGGCGTGTCCTGGGCCGTAAGCAGTCACCGTCAGCAAATACTAAAACGGCAAGCTCAGCGGTACGCCAATGAGGTGCGGGACCTCTATGAACGTGCGCCCTGCGGCTATCATTCGCTGGATGTCGACGGTCGTATCGTCAAGATGAACCACACCGAACTCGACTGGCTGGGCTATCGCGCCGACGAAGTGATCGGCCAGCGGTATTATCGGGACTTCGTGACATCGGCCACTCGTGAGGCCTTTGGGGCCGCCTTTCAGGGGGTCCTCGGGCCACAGCAAGAAGGTACGGCGGAGTGCGAGCTGGTCACCCGCGACGGCACCACCTTACCGGTCGCCATTCAAGCCACGGCCTCGATCACCCCCCGTGGCTTCAAGTACACCCGTGCCACGGTCTTCGACCTGACCGAACGCAAACGACTGGAAGCGACCCTGGCGAAGCAGGCCATGACCGATCCGCTCACCGGTTTAGGCAACCGACGGCATCTGGAAAACCAGGCAGCCATGGAGATCGCTCGCGCCAAGCGTAGCGGTGCCCCCTTATCGTTGATTGCCATCGACTTGGACCACTTCAAGCACATCAACGATACTCACGGCCACGACGTGGGTGACAGGGTACTGCAAGCCTTCGCCGATTTGGCTCGCGGCATGCTACGTGACGGCGATGTACTGTGCCGCATGGGAGGCGAGGAGTTCGCGATCCTGCTTCCTGACACTGATCGGGAGCAGGCCTTTTGGGTTGCCGAGAGGCTGCGCAAGGCAGTCGCCACCACCCCTGCCAAGGTTGGTCAGGATACGAAGGACGACAGCATGCTAGGCTACACCGCCTCGCTGGGTGTCACATTGGTTATTGCTAGAGAGGCTTCGCTAAAACCCGCGATCAAACGCGCCGATCTGGGGCTATATGCCGCCAAGCAAGCGGGACGCAACCGCGTGCAGTGGCAGCCGGCCTGA
- a CDS encoding VOC family protein, which produces MNTPALVSSDEIRDRFSTAMSAMYQAEVPQYETLLELVAQVNRETLERNTVLAERLAAHDGLDRLGVERHGAIRVGTPAELAMLRRLFAVMGMHPVGYYDLSQAGVPVHSTAFRPVDEAALSRNPFRVFTSLLRLELIESPALRERAAAILAERDIFTANARELIALSESQGGLSDAQADRFVTEALETFRWHRDATVDLPTYEALHAEHRLIADVVCFRGPHINHLTPRTLDIDEVQKRMSAAGMTPKEVIEGPPRRDCPILLRQTSFKALEEPTRFQGERQGTHTARFGEIEQRGVALTGKGRALYDRLLDASRDNTQGLSHEAHQQALAKAFADFPDDEAELRRRGLAFFEYRLTDAGRAADAGMETDLEALIEQGLVEARPITYEDFLPVSAAGIFQSNLGGTQNDAYAGHANREAFESALGAAVTDELALYAEREAASKARVFKTLARTNTD; this is translated from the coding sequence ATGAATACGCCAGCTCTCGTTTCATCCGATGAGATTCGCGATCGCTTCTCGACGGCCATGTCGGCCATGTACCAGGCCGAGGTGCCCCAGTACGAGACCCTGCTCGAGCTGGTGGCGCAGGTGAATCGCGAGACTCTCGAGCGCAACACGGTGCTCGCTGAGCGACTTGCGGCCCATGACGGGCTTGATCGCCTCGGCGTCGAGCGCCACGGCGCCATTCGGGTCGGCACCCCGGCGGAGCTTGCCATGCTGCGCCGGCTGTTCGCGGTGATGGGCATGCACCCGGTCGGATACTACGATCTCTCCCAGGCCGGAGTGCCGGTGCATTCCACCGCCTTTCGCCCCGTCGATGAAGCGGCGCTTTCCCGCAACCCCTTCCGGGTCTTCACCTCGCTGCTGCGCCTGGAACTGATCGAGAGCCCGGCACTTCGTGAGCGTGCCGCGGCGATACTCGCCGAGCGCGACATCTTCACCGCCAACGCTCGGGAGCTGATCGCGCTCAGCGAATCCCAGGGCGGTCTCAGCGACGCCCAGGCGGACCGCTTCGTCACCGAGGCGCTGGAGACCTTCCGCTGGCACCGAGACGCCACCGTGGATCTCCCCACCTACGAGGCGCTGCACGCCGAGCACCGGCTGATCGCCGACGTGGTCTGCTTCCGCGGCCCGCACATAAATCACCTGACCCCGCGCACCCTGGACATCGACGAGGTCCAGAAACGCATGTCGGCGGCCGGCATGACCCCCAAGGAGGTCATCGAGGGGCCGCCCCGTCGCGACTGCCCAATCCTGCTGCGCCAGACCAGCTTCAAGGCGCTGGAGGAGCCGACACGCTTTCAGGGCGAGCGCCAGGGCACCCACACGGCCCGCTTCGGCGAGATCGAGCAGCGGGGTGTGGCACTGACCGGCAAGGGGCGAGCACTCTATGATCGCCTGCTCGATGCCTCACGGGACAATACTCAGGGACTCTCCCACGAGGCGCACCAGCAAGCACTGGCCAAGGCCTTCGCCGATTTCCCCGATGACGAGGCCGAGCTGCGCCGCCGGGGCCTGGCTTTCTTCGAGTACCGGCTCACCGACGCCGGACGTGCGGCCGATGCCGGCATGGAGACGGACCTGGAGGCGCTGATCGAACAGGGGCTGGTCGAGGCGCGGCCGATCACCTATGAGGACTTCCTGCCGGTCAGCGCGGCGGGCATCTTTCAGTCTAACCTCGGTGGGACACAGAACGACGCCTATGCCGGCCATGCCAACCGCGAGGCCTTCGAGTCGGCGCTGGGGGCCGCCGTTACCGATGAACTCGCGCTCTACGCCGAGCGCGAGGCCGCCTCGAAGGCCAGGGTCTTCAAGACCCTGGCCCGCACCAACACAGACTGA